DNA sequence from the Paramormyrops kingsleyae isolate MSU_618 chromosome 14, PKINGS_0.4, whole genome shotgun sequence genome:
GACTTTGTcagaaatttattttgaattttttttggtttataaaTATCACAGTGTTTACCGTAACAAAATCACATCGAGAAATTTAAAATGTtgccaatattgtgcagccctagtaccaaatacttttttagttcttgtcatgccatccacATATTGAATCTCTTATTCCGACCAGATCGCAATTAAAACTTTGGTGTCCTCATTTGTCTTcgcatccattattatttatttttaaaaagcatcgTTGTAATTGTTTCCTAAGTTCGTAACTAAGCTTTAACAAAATGGCtgatgtgttttttgtgtttgcgaCGTAGGTTATTTGCATAACCATTCAACAATAATCACGTTTGTACTTCAGGTACTGGTACCTGCCGGAAATCAATGTTAAATTGAACGTATCAAAACTGGTACCTGGTGTACTGGAAAGCTAGCGAGCATGCTTCAGTGCCATGAAAAAAGTATAACGTCACTTCCGCTTCAGGCTTTTCCCCCTGGCGAATGGTTTTCATTCGCTGAGGAGGAGGAAGCCATTACGAAGACCTGGGCAGCTGACCACCTCCTTTGGCTTGTGAAGTCTGATACAGGAACGACTGTTCGAAGAGTATTCGTCAGAAATTAGGCTATTTTAAGTCTCTTACCTGACATTAACTAAATTGGCAGTTTGTTATAGTAATTCACAAAATGGAGAGCGAAAGCAAATATTTACCAGAGCTTCTAGCAGAGAAGGACAGTCTGGACGCCTCCTTTACTCACGCTACGAACCTTATATCCGCAGGTAAAGGCTGGTTCGCAAGATCCGGCGCGCGGCGAAAGGCGCGCTCCGCTCGACCCGCCGTGCCCTCCACGTCTTAGTTCGGCTTTTGGCTCCTCGGATTACACGATTAGTCACTTGTATGCGTCTAGTTTAGCCCACTTGTTAGCTGCGTTTTCTCTGGCTGTCGGTCGGAGTCCGCGGGCCTGGTGTCGCGCTATCTGTTTGTTCATGTGCCGGCGTTTGGTGGGCGGCTGTGGTCTGCTCTGTGCTCGTCGTGTAGCCGGCTGTTGTTGAAGGATAAAGCTGCCCGTGGATGCTGCTGGATCGACACATCCCGCATATGGTCCTCCGTAATCGTTGGGACTGGACTGACGTGGTCGCACGCGGAAGTGTCATCCCCCAGGTCGCTGTGCTCCGAACCATGGCATTAATGACCTGAAATACTCTGTAGCATCTCGGGTTGGTGTGTTACAGCCTGGCCGAGTCCTGTGAAGAGCAGCACCACCCTCAGACAGCCACACTGCCTCCTGGAGGATGTCTTCAGTGAACTGAGTTGGCTTGATATTGATGCGCTGGGGCTTCTCTGGCTCTGGGTGGTTTCAGCGGTCTAGGATGGTCCGTAATGTAATGTTTGTCCGTCTGTCCCTGTTATGTCATTCCGTGCCCCGCGCTGCCCGTCTGTCCCTGCTCTGTCAGCCCGTGCCCCCCGCTGCCCGTCTGTCCCTGCTCTGTCAGCCCGTGCCCCCCGCTGCCTGTCTGTCCCTGCTCTGTCAGCCCGTGCCCCCCGCTGCCCGTCTGTCCCTGCTCTGTCAGCCCGTGCCCCCCGCTGCCCGTCTGTCCCTGCTCTGTCAGCCCGTGGCCCCCGCTGCCCGTCTGTCCCTGCTCTGTCAGCCCGTGGCCCCCGCTGCCCGTCTGTCCCTGCTCTGTCAGCCCGTGGCCCCCGCTGCCCGTCTGTCCCTGCTCTGTCAGCCCGTGGCCCCCGCTGCCCGTCTGTCCCTGCTCTGTCAGCCCGTGGCCCCCGCTGCCCGTCTGTCCCTGCTCTGTCAGCCCGTGGCCCCCGCTGCCCGTCTGTCCCTGCTCTGTCAGCCCGTGGCCCCCGCTGCCCGTCTGTCCCTGCTCTGTCAGCCCGTGGCCCCCGCTGCCCGTCTGTCCCTGCTCTGTCAGCCCGTGGCCCCCGCTGCCCGTCTGTCCCTGCTCTGTCAGCCCGTGCCCCCCGCTGCCCGTCTGTCCCTGCTCTCTCAGCCCGTGCCCCGCGCTGCCCGTCTGTCCCTGCTCTCTCAGCCCGTGCCCCGCGCTGCCCGTCTGTCCCTGCTCTGTCAGCCCGTGCCCCCGCTGCCCTTCACAAAATGGAGAGCGAAAGCAAATATTTACCAGAGCTTCTAGCAGAGAAGGACAGTCTGGACGCCTCCTTTACTCACGTTACGAACCTTATATCCGCAGGTAAAGGCTGGTTCGCAAGATCCGGCGCGCGGCGAAAGGCGCGCTCCGCTCGACCCGCCGTGCCCTCCACCTCTTAGTTCGGCTTTTGGCTCCTCGGATTACACGATTAGTCACTTCTATGCGTCTTGTTTAGCCCACTTGTTAGCTGCGTTTTCTCTGGCTGTCGGTCGGAGTCCGCGGGCCTGGTCATCCCCCAGGGCGCTGTGCTCCGAACCATGGCATTAATGACCTGAAATACTCTGTAGCATCTCGGGTTGGCTTCACCACATTTACGCAGCTGCTCCTCCTGCAGGAAGAGGAGGAACCTCAAGCGAGTGCCAGTCCATGCCCCGCGCTGCCCGCCTGTCCCTGCTCTCTCAGCCCGTGCCCCCGCTGCCCGTCTGTCCCTGCTCTGTCAGCCcgtgccccctgctgcccgtCTGTCCCTGCTCTGTCAGCATGTATTCACAGCATTTGCTCAGTCCAGCATCGTTGAGGTTGACTTTTTGGTGCTGTGCTTGACATGCGGACTGCATCCTTCTATAAGATCCAAACCCACTAGTCGTGTCATTCAAAATGGGCGTCCCTCAGTTACTGGCACAATCTTCCTATCCTGAGATGGAAAACCAGCCCTTGGGGCTTCTGATTGTAGGTCACTGGCGCAGTCATTTCACCCGCAGGCTCAAGGGCTGCTGGCGCTGCTCAAGCGCAGCCATCTCCTCTCCCGGGCTGGCTGATGTGTACTCATACTGGCAGCTGTTTCTTGGCGTGTCGTAAGGCAGAATGGAATTACTGAAGACCCATACACACAAACAatggatttttctcttttttaatcAGAGATAGACAGGATTCAGAAAGGTGAGTCAAAGCAAGGGGACAATGCCTACCTGGACCTGTTTGCCACCAAGAACGTGAAGCTGAAGGAGCGAGTCCTCATTCCAGTCAAGCAGCATCCAAAGGTGAGGGCACGCAGCCCGTGGTAATGGAGCTGGCTGAGCAGCCAGCCTGGGACTCCAGGGGTGATGGGGGCAAAGCCGGTCTGGGGTGGTGTGAGGGGGTGGGCCTGTGATTTTCAGGGGCAACAGGAGCAGCACCTGATGCAGACACTCTACCCTCAGTTTAACTTCGTGGGGAAGATCCTCGGTCCTCAGGGAAATACCATTAAGCGCCTGCAGGAGGAGACGGGGGCCAAGATCTCCATCCTGGGGAAGGGCTCCATGCGGGATAAATCCAAGGTGAGCCTTCCCTCTCCTGGCCAGTTGTCTGTCACCATGGCACTCGCTTGAGGTTGTTCCTCTTCCTGCAGGAGGAGCAGCTGCGTAAATGTGGTGAAGCCAAGTACGCACACCTCTCCATGGAGCTCCATGTGTTCGTCGAGGTGTCTGCGCCTGTACCTGAGGCCTACCTTCGCATGGCCCGTGCCTTGGAGCAGGTCAAGAAGTTCCTCGTACCCGTGAGTAGCTCCGCCCCTATCCCCCAGCATTCTGGAACGGGGCATTTTAGTCCCGTTTGCTTTTTTCTGTCTCTTAAGCAGGACACAAAGGGTGATCCTTGCCAGGAGCAGTTGGTTCAAAGGGGCTTCCTGAATGGGGCTCAGGAGCCTGTGACTAGGGTTCGAGGGACCCCCTTTGTCCGTGGCAGAGGACCCCTTTTGCCGTTAGCCAGGTGAGGCCCCCCGATTGAGCTCCGCCTGAAAGAGAAGGTTGCCATGGTGACTGACCAGCTGTGGTCTGCTCTTCTCCCAGGGGCCGCGGTTTGCCTGCTCGCAGTGTAGCCCAACGCGGGGGCGCATCTAGAGGACCAGCAGCCAGAGGGGCGGTGGCTGCAAGAAGTCGGCCTCTGGGGCCAACCCAGCGGATGCTGCC
Encoded proteins:
- the LOC111833038 gene encoding KH domain-containing, RNA-binding, signal transduction-associated protein 1; protein product: MESESKYLPELLAEKDSLDASFTHVTNLISAEIDRIQKGESKQGDNAYLDLFATKNVKLKERVLIPVKQHPKFNFVGKILGPQGNTIKRLQEETGAKISILGKGSMRDKSKEEQLRKCGEAKYAHLSMELHVFVEVSAPVPEAYLRMARALEQVKKFLVPQDTKGDPCQEQLVQRGFLNGAQEPVTRVRGTPFVRGRGPLLPLARGRGLPARSVAQRGGASRGPAARGAVAARSRPLGPTQRMLPLPVHTGPPELEAYEGYAYEESYAEPTYDSYDHYYSQSAPGETEYFDYGHGETQEPYQTYDLSAAQDDWNGTWAAVPPGTTGPARPAKGSYRDHPYGRY